One window of the Candidatus Hydrogenedentota bacterium genome contains the following:
- a CDS encoding type II toxin-antitoxin system HicB family antitoxin, producing the protein MEFRVTLIETEEGVAASCPSLRGCHSQGETREEALANIRAAIQEWLEAEQLEETEFKISEEIVRV; encoded by the coding sequence ATGGAATTCAGAGTCACGTTGATCGAAACGGAGGAAGGCGTGGCCGCCAGTTGTCCTTCCCTTCGAGGCTGTCATTCGCAGGGTGAAACACGGGAAGAGGCGCTTGCCAACATTCGCGCCGCCATCCAAGAGTGGCTCGAGGCGGAGCAACTCGAAGAGACCGAGTTCAAGATCAGCGAAGAGATTGTAAGGGTCTGA